The following proteins come from a genomic window of Scylla paramamosain isolate STU-SP2022 unplaced genomic scaffold, ASM3559412v1 Contig19, whole genome shotgun sequence:
- the LOC135097435 gene encoding E3 ubiquitin-protein ligase TRIM56-like isoform X2: MDDNVEDCPVCLNTFDDTLRRPRTLPCGHTVCSPCIDGLKQQGAVTCPTCRASHAVPEAGQFPISYITEGLIRRLRRLASLPAEPGKQAAPPVTRPAPKATTGLSKRAQSLLQEQEAKVLAAIRSCQEEQSQLAEYLTTLGGWSSRQQRLQDELQTLVDQSKSAREAVHREESRVEGRQEEVRQKEQQLHAALQSLRTAATRQEAYEVIEDTELLVEKDSQTEGCLGVFPDVHAVTTVTKVAEASRAALQAATAAAAATQAALEAAGTAAAASGDSSLPAAWPEASSIADRLKALLAPPLTAEDLHSLTQRARGLVEAGRLFAVHAVEGQTRHARIILEDGGLYLHSLQTQALPNLTATLQMGEVVPAAPPCVVFLDLAWPGSVARRVVVSLPKDTPRGRQFMLLCSGQRGACYANTRLFEVIYEGQPGECVRGGDYQTGDGRGGAALLPHLDQGEYWQSGKAGAVLWPWRDDPARGAQFIIIARDIQRDRVWPGVFGQVVRGLEVVQEAVRHRPVTEVTVVQCGVVLSR; encoded by the exons ATG GACGACAACGTGGAGGACTGTCCAGTGTGCCTCAACACCTTTGACGACACCCTCAGGCGGCCACGCACTCTGCCCTGTGGCCATACAGTGTGCTCGCCGTGCATTGACGGACTGAAGCAGCAGGGTGCCGTCACGTGCCCCACCTGCCGGGCGAGTCACGCCGTGCCCGAGGCGGGCCAGTTCCCCATCTCCTATATTACGGAGGGCCTTATCAGGAGACTGAGAAGACTGGCCTCTCTGCCAGCCGAGCCAGGGAAGCAGGCAGCCCCACCAGTGACACGGCCTGCACCAAAGGCGACAACGGGACTCAGCAAGAGGGCACAGTCCCTGCTGCAGGAGCAAGAGGCGAAGGTCCTGGCTGCCATCCGCTCCTGCCAGGAGGAGCAGAGCCAGCTGGCCGAGTACCTGACAACCCTCGGTGGCTGGAGCAGTCGCCAGCAGCGGCTGCAAGACGAGCTGCAGACGCTGGTGGACCAGAGCAAGAGTGCCCGGGAAGCGGTGCACCGCGAGGAGTCCCGGGTGGagggcaggcaggaggaggtgcggcagaaggagcagcagctgcACGCCGCGCTACAGTCGCTGCGCACGGCCGCAACACGGCAGGAAGCTTACGAGGTCATTGAGGACACAGAACTTCTGGTGGAgaaggacagtcagacagaGGGGTGTCTGGGAGTGTTTCCCGACGTCCACGccgtcaccaccgtcaccaag GTGGCAGAGGCATCGCGCGCAGCCCTGCAGgccgccaccgctgccgccgctgccacaCAGGCAGCCCTGGAGGCAGCGGGCACTGCTGCTGCAGCCTCGGGGGACTCCAGCCTCCCAGCAGCCTGGCCCGAGGCCTCCTCCATCGCGGATAGGCTGAAGGCTCTGCTGGCGCCGCCCCTGACG gCCGAGGACCTGCACAGCCTAACGCAGCGTGCCAGGGGCCTGGTGGAGGCTGGCCGTCTCTTCGCCGTCCACGCCGTGGAGGGACAGACTCGGCACGCAAGGATCATCCTTGAAGACGGCGGCCTTTACCTCCACTCCCTGCAGACCCAGGCCCTGCCGAACCTCACCGCCACCCTGCAG ATGGGGGAGGTGGTGCCGGCCGCCCCCCCCTGCGTGGTGTTCCTGGACCTGGCGTGGCCCGGCAGCGTGGCGCggcgggtggtggtgagtcTACCCAAGGACACCCCCAGGGGCCGGCAGTTCATGCTGCTGTGCTCGGGCCAGCGGGGCGCCTGCTACGCCAACACCAGGCTGTTTGAGGTGATATATGAGGGACAGCCGGGGGAGTGTGTGCGGGGAGGAGACTACCAGacaggtgatgggaggggaggagccgCCCTGCTGCCTCACCTTGACCAGGGTGAGTACTGGCAGTCAGGCAAGGCGGGGGCTGTGTTATGGCCGTGGCGTGATGACCCTGCCCGTGGTGCTCAGTTCATCATCATCGCCCGGGACATTCAGCGTGATCGTGTTTGGCCTGGTGTCTTTGGCCAGGTGGTGCGGGGCCTGGAGGTGGTGCAGGAGGCAGTCCGGCACCGCCCCGTTACTGAGGTgactgtggtgcagtgtggcgtGGTGCTGTCACGGTAg
- the LOC135097435 gene encoding E3 ubiquitin-protein ligase TRIM56-like isoform X3: MLDWQWAHAGSCAVSVFHRPQAREVVPFAIICDDNVEDCPVCLNTFDDTLRRPRTLPCGHTVCSPCIDGLKQQGAVTCPTCRASHAVPEAGQFPISYITEGLIRRLRRLASLPAEPGKQAAPPVTRPAPKATTGLSKRAQSLLQEQEAKVLAAIRSCQEEQSQLAEYLTTLGGWSSRQQRLQDELQTLVDQSKSAREAVHREESRVEGRQEEVRQKEQQLHAALQSLRTAATRQEAYEVIEDTELLVEKDSQTEGCLGVFPDVHAVTTVTKVAEASRAALQAATAAAAATQAALEAAGTAAAASGDSSLPAAWPEASSIADRLKALLAPPLTAEDLHSLTQRARGLVEAGRLFAVHAVEGQTRHARIILEDGGLYLHSLQTQALPNLTATLQMGEVVPAAPPCVVFLDLAWPGSVARRVVVSLPKDTPRGRQFMLLCSGQRGACYANTRLFEVIYEGQPGECVRGGDYQTGDGRGGAALLPHLDQGCVDGRGDSTNVTARRSALKTCQA, translated from the exons GACGACAACGTGGAGGACTGTCCAGTGTGCCTCAACACCTTTGACGACACCCTCAGGCGGCCACGCACTCTGCCCTGTGGCCATACAGTGTGCTCGCCGTGCATTGACGGACTGAAGCAGCAGGGTGCCGTCACGTGCCCCACCTGCCGGGCGAGTCACGCCGTGCCCGAGGCGGGCCAGTTCCCCATCTCCTATATTACGGAGGGCCTTATCAGGAGACTGAGAAGACTGGCCTCTCTGCCAGCCGAGCCAGGGAAGCAGGCAGCCCCACCAGTGACACGGCCTGCACCAAAGGCGACAACGGGACTCAGCAAGAGGGCACAGTCCCTGCTGCAGGAGCAAGAGGCGAAGGTCCTGGCTGCCATCCGCTCCTGCCAGGAGGAGCAGAGCCAGCTGGCCGAGTACCTGACAACCCTCGGTGGCTGGAGCAGTCGCCAGCAGCGGCTGCAAGACGAGCTGCAGACGCTGGTGGACCAGAGCAAGAGTGCCCGGGAAGCGGTGCACCGCGAGGAGTCCCGGGTGGagggcaggcaggaggaggtgcggcagaaggagcagcagctgcACGCCGCGCTACAGTCGCTGCGCACGGCCGCAACACGGCAGGAAGCTTACGAGGTCATTGAGGACACAGAACTTCTGGTGGAgaaggacagtcagacagaGGGGTGTCTGGGAGTGTTTCCCGACGTCCACGccgtcaccaccgtcaccaag GTGGCAGAGGCATCGCGCGCAGCCCTGCAGgccgccaccgctgccgccgctgccacaCAGGCAGCCCTGGAGGCAGCGGGCACTGCTGCTGCAGCCTCGGGGGACTCCAGCCTCCCAGCAGCCTGGCCCGAGGCCTCCTCCATCGCGGATAGGCTGAAGGCTCTGCTGGCGCCGCCCCTGACG gCCGAGGACCTGCACAGCCTAACGCAGCGTGCCAGGGGCCTGGTGGAGGCTGGCCGTCTCTTCGCCGTCCACGCCGTGGAGGGACAGACTCGGCACGCAAGGATCATCCTTGAAGACGGCGGCCTTTACCTCCACTCCCTGCAGACCCAGGCCCTGCCGAACCTCACCGCCACCCTGCAG ATGGGGGAGGTGGTGCCGGCCGCCCCCCCCTGCGTGGTGTTCCTGGACCTGGCGTGGCCCGGCAGCGTGGCGCggcgggtggtggtgagtcTACCCAAGGACACCCCCAGGGGCCGGCAGTTCATGCTGCTGTGCTCGGGCCAGCGGGGCGCCTGCTACGCCAACACCAGGCTGTTTGAGGTGATATATGAGGGACAGCCGGGGGAGTGTGTGCGGGGAGGAGACTACCAGacaggtgatgggaggggaggagccgCCCTGCTGCCTCACCTTGACCAGG GCTGCGTTGATGGAAGGGGTGACTCCACCAATGTCACTGCTCGACGCTCTGCGCTCAAAACTTGTCAGGCTTGA
- the LOC135097435 gene encoding E3 ubiquitin-protein ligase TRIM56-like isoform X1, whose product MLDWQWAHAGSCAVSVFHRPQAREVVPFAIICDDNVEDCPVCLNTFDDTLRRPRTLPCGHTVCSPCIDGLKQQGAVTCPTCRASHAVPEAGQFPISYITEGLIRRLRRLASLPAEPGKQAAPPVTRPAPKATTGLSKRAQSLLQEQEAKVLAAIRSCQEEQSQLAEYLTTLGGWSSRQQRLQDELQTLVDQSKSAREAVHREESRVEGRQEEVRQKEQQLHAALQSLRTAATRQEAYEVIEDTELLVEKDSQTEGCLGVFPDVHAVTTVTKVAEASRAALQAATAAAAATQAALEAAGTAAAASGDSSLPAAWPEASSIADRLKALLAPPLTAEDLHSLTQRARGLVEAGRLFAVHAVEGQTRHARIILEDGGLYLHSLQTQALPNLTATLQMGEVVPAAPPCVVFLDLAWPGSVARRVVVSLPKDTPRGRQFMLLCSGQRGACYANTRLFEVIYEGQPGECVRGGDYQTGDGRGGAALLPHLDQGEYWQSGKAGAVLWPWRDDPARGAQFIIIARDIQRDRVWPGVFGQVVRGLEVVQEAVRHRPVTEVTVVQCGVVLSR is encoded by the exons GACGACAACGTGGAGGACTGTCCAGTGTGCCTCAACACCTTTGACGACACCCTCAGGCGGCCACGCACTCTGCCCTGTGGCCATACAGTGTGCTCGCCGTGCATTGACGGACTGAAGCAGCAGGGTGCCGTCACGTGCCCCACCTGCCGGGCGAGTCACGCCGTGCCCGAGGCGGGCCAGTTCCCCATCTCCTATATTACGGAGGGCCTTATCAGGAGACTGAGAAGACTGGCCTCTCTGCCAGCCGAGCCAGGGAAGCAGGCAGCCCCACCAGTGACACGGCCTGCACCAAAGGCGACAACGGGACTCAGCAAGAGGGCACAGTCCCTGCTGCAGGAGCAAGAGGCGAAGGTCCTGGCTGCCATCCGCTCCTGCCAGGAGGAGCAGAGCCAGCTGGCCGAGTACCTGACAACCCTCGGTGGCTGGAGCAGTCGCCAGCAGCGGCTGCAAGACGAGCTGCAGACGCTGGTGGACCAGAGCAAGAGTGCCCGGGAAGCGGTGCACCGCGAGGAGTCCCGGGTGGagggcaggcaggaggaggtgcggcagaaggagcagcagctgcACGCCGCGCTACAGTCGCTGCGCACGGCCGCAACACGGCAGGAAGCTTACGAGGTCATTGAGGACACAGAACTTCTGGTGGAgaaggacagtcagacagaGGGGTGTCTGGGAGTGTTTCCCGACGTCCACGccgtcaccaccgtcaccaag GTGGCAGAGGCATCGCGCGCAGCCCTGCAGgccgccaccgctgccgccgctgccacaCAGGCAGCCCTGGAGGCAGCGGGCACTGCTGCTGCAGCCTCGGGGGACTCCAGCCTCCCAGCAGCCTGGCCCGAGGCCTCCTCCATCGCGGATAGGCTGAAGGCTCTGCTGGCGCCGCCCCTGACG gCCGAGGACCTGCACAGCCTAACGCAGCGTGCCAGGGGCCTGGTGGAGGCTGGCCGTCTCTTCGCCGTCCACGCCGTGGAGGGACAGACTCGGCACGCAAGGATCATCCTTGAAGACGGCGGCCTTTACCTCCACTCCCTGCAGACCCAGGCCCTGCCGAACCTCACCGCCACCCTGCAG ATGGGGGAGGTGGTGCCGGCCGCCCCCCCCTGCGTGGTGTTCCTGGACCTGGCGTGGCCCGGCAGCGTGGCGCggcgggtggtggtgagtcTACCCAAGGACACCCCCAGGGGCCGGCAGTTCATGCTGCTGTGCTCGGGCCAGCGGGGCGCCTGCTACGCCAACACCAGGCTGTTTGAGGTGATATATGAGGGACAGCCGGGGGAGTGTGTGCGGGGAGGAGACTACCAGacaggtgatgggaggggaggagccgCCCTGCTGCCTCACCTTGACCAGGGTGAGTACTGGCAGTCAGGCAAGGCGGGGGCTGTGTTATGGCCGTGGCGTGATGACCCTGCCCGTGGTGCTCAGTTCATCATCATCGCCCGGGACATTCAGCGTGATCGTGTTTGGCCTGGTGTCTTTGGCCAGGTGGTGCGGGGCCTGGAGGTGGTGCAGGAGGCAGTCCGGCACCGCCCCGTTACTGAGGTgactgtggtgcagtgtggcgtGGTGCTGTCACGGTAg